In Comamonadaceae bacterium OS-1, a single window of DNA contains:
- the oprM_1 gene encoding outer membrane protein OprM, whose amino-acid sequence MPFKSTSAPRLALAAVALASLAACANFSGITPQAQMQTTPVVGASDVALVDAEWWHGFNDPQLDRLVTQALDGSPSLKLAQARLRRAQAATDGARSATLPQVGAEAQGMRQLYTAKGLYPAPLAGEIYNNGTVQLTASWEFDFFGKNRAALDAALGQAQAAQADAQAARVLLVSQVARSYFQLLRLNGQLELAHRTLAQRSELLSLVRDRVNAGLDTRLELNQSQGSLPEARQQIEALNEQIALARNGLSALVGQSNAADALVLPALSAIKTAANAQAIPADLLGRRADIAAARWRVEAASADARSAKAQFYPNVSLNGFAGFSSIGLGNLLHAGSEQWGIGPAIHLPIFDAGRLRAGLKAKTADLDAAVESYNAALIEAVRDVADQLSSQQSIARQQTEQRAAQQAAEAAYEIAVQRYSAGLGNYLNVLSSETAVLAQRRLQVDLAARALDTQVALVRSLGGGYSASATETIASTAH is encoded by the coding sequence ATCCGACGTAGCCCTGGTCGATGCCGAGTGGTGGCACGGGTTCAATGACCCGCAGCTCGACCGTCTGGTCACCCAGGCCCTGGACGGCAGCCCCAGCTTGAAGCTGGCCCAGGCCCGCCTGCGCCGGGCCCAGGCCGCCACCGACGGCGCCCGTTCCGCCACGCTGCCCCAGGTGGGTGCCGAGGCGCAGGGCATGCGCCAGCTCTACACCGCCAAGGGCCTGTACCCCGCGCCTTTGGCGGGTGAGATCTACAACAACGGCACGGTCCAGCTCACCGCCAGCTGGGAATTCGACTTTTTTGGCAAAAACCGCGCCGCTCTCGATGCCGCCCTGGGCCAGGCCCAAGCCGCCCAGGCCGATGCCCAGGCGGCCCGCGTGCTGCTGGTCAGCCAGGTGGCGCGCAGCTACTTCCAGCTGCTGCGCCTGAACGGCCAGCTGGAGCTGGCCCACCGCACCCTGGCCCAGCGCAGCGAGCTGCTGTCGCTGGTGCGCGACCGCGTCAACGCCGGGCTGGACACCCGCCTGGAGCTGAACCAAAGCCAGGGCAGCCTGCCCGAGGCCCGCCAGCAGATCGAAGCCCTGAACGAACAAATCGCCCTGGCCCGCAACGGCCTGTCGGCCCTGGTAGGGCAGTCAAATGCGGCGGATGCGCTGGTCCTGCCTGCCTTGTCAGCTATCAAAACAGCAGCAAACGCGCAGGCCATCCCCGCCGACCTGCTGGGCCGCCGCGCCGACATCGCCGCCGCCCGCTGGCGCGTGGAAGCTGCCAGCGCCGATGCCCGCAGCGCCAAGGCCCAGTTCTACCCCAACGTCAGCCTGAACGGCTTTGCCGGCTTCTCCAGCATCGGCCTGGGCAATCTGCTGCATGCGGGCAGCGAGCAGTGGGGCATCGGCCCGGCCATCCACCTGCCGATCTTTGATGCGGGCCGTTTGCGTGCGGGTTTGAAGGCCAAGACGGCCGACCTGGATGCCGCGGTAGAGAGCTACAACGCCGCGCTGATCGAGGCGGTGCGCGACGTGGCCGACCAGCTCAGCTCGCAGCAGTCCATCGCCCGCCAGCAAACCGAGCAGCGCGCCGCCCAGCAGGCCGCCGAAGCCGCCTACGAGATTGCGGTGCAACGCTACAGCGCCGGGCTGGGCAACTACCTGAATGTGTTGAGCTCCGAGACCGCCGTGCTGGCCCAGCGCCGCCTGCAGGTCGATCTGGCCGCCCGCGCGCTCGACACCCAGGTGGCGCTGGTGCGTTCGCTGGGTGGCGGCTACAGCGCCTCTGCTACCGAAACCATAGCTTCTACTGCCCATTGA
- the emrA gene encoding multidrug export protein EmrA produces MSDATTNAPAAAPTASTATNPQRKKSLITIAAVVVLAGLGWIAYDAVIASHYEDTDNAYVQGNVIQITPQVSGTVMAILADDTDFVKAGQPLVKLDPADSKLALDQAEANLAQAVRQVRTLYANNGTLTAQIALRTADVTRTQTDIARAQAEVARAQDDLRRRQALTGNGAVSKEELSHAQTQLANAQSGLSTVQASVAAAQAGVAAAKEQLTSNQAMTDGTSIDQHPSVLAAAAKVREAYLASQRAAILAPVDGYVAKRTVQLGQRIAAGAPLMSIIPLSQVWVDANYKEVQLRNIRIGQSVKLTADLYGKKMEYTGTVAGLGVGTGAAFALLPAQNATGNWIKVVQRVPVRIALDPAQLVSHPLRVGLSMNATIDITKQDGQMLAEAPRTAALPTMQVGATPETGADADVQRVIAANLGSKAVAVAHAPVKLAGTPIASAAQVQ; encoded by the coding sequence ATGTCTGATGCCACAACCAACGCCCCCGCCGCTGCCCCCACCGCGTCCACCGCTACCAACCCTCAGCGCAAAAAATCCCTGATCACCATCGCCGCCGTGGTGGTGCTGGCCGGGCTGGGCTGGATTGCCTACGATGCCGTCATTGCCAGCCACTATGAAGACACCGACAACGCCTACGTGCAGGGCAACGTGATCCAGATCACCCCGCAGGTCAGCGGCACCGTGATGGCCATCCTGGCCGACGACACCGACTTCGTGAAGGCTGGCCAGCCCCTGGTCAAGCTCGACCCCGCCGACTCCAAGCTGGCCCTGGACCAGGCCGAGGCCAACCTGGCCCAGGCCGTGCGCCAGGTACGCACCCTGTACGCCAACAACGGCACGCTGACCGCCCAGATCGCCCTGCGCACCGCAGATGTCACCCGCACCCAGACCGACATCGCCCGCGCCCAGGCTGAAGTGGCCCGTGCCCAGGATGATTTGCGCCGCCGCCAGGCCCTCACCGGCAACGGCGCAGTCTCCAAGGAAGAACTCAGCCACGCCCAGACCCAACTGGCCAACGCCCAAAGCGGCCTGTCCACCGTGCAGGCCAGCGTGGCCGCAGCCCAGGCCGGGGTAGCGGCGGCCAAAGAGCAGCTCACCAGCAACCAGGCCATGACCGACGGCACGAGCATCGACCAGCACCCCAGCGTGCTGGCCGCTGCCGCCAAGGTCCGCGAGGCCTACCTGGCCAGCCAGCGTGCGGCCATCCTGGCCCCGGTGGACGGCTATGTGGCCAAGCGCACCGTGCAGCTCGGCCAGCGCATCGCGGCAGGCGCACCGTTGATGTCCATCATTCCGCTGAGCCAGGTGTGGGTGGATGCCAACTACAAGGAAGTGCAGTTGCGCAACATCCGCATCGGCCAAAGCGTCAAGCTGACTGCCGACCTGTACGGCAAAAAGATGGAATACACCGGCACCGTAGCCGGGCTGGGCGTGGGCACAGGCGCGGCCTTTGCGCTGCTGCCCGCGCAAAACGCCACCGGCAACTGGATCAAGGTGGTGCAGCGCGTGCCGGTGCGCATCGCCCTGGACCCGGCGCAGCTGGTCAGCCACCCGCTGCGCGTGGGCCTGTCGATGAACGCCACGATCGACATCACCAAGCAAGACGGCCAGATGCTGGCCGAAGCGCCCCGCACCGCCGCCTTGCCCACCATGCAAGTGGGTGCCACGCCCGAGACCGGTGCCGATGCCGACGTGCAGCGCGTGATTGCCGCCAACCTGGGCAGCAAGGCCGTGGCGGTAGCCCATGCCCCGGTCAAGCTGGCGGGCACGCCTATTGCCTCTGCAGCACAGGTGCAATAA
- the farB gene encoding fatty acid resistance protein FarB, with protein MANAFTYTPPPPLEGSARMWGTIALSTATFMNVLDSSIANVSLSAIAGDLGVSPNQGTWVITSFAVANAISVPLTGWLSQRFGQVRLFTISILLFVLASWMCGLAPNMGTLIAFRILQGFVAGPMIPLSQALLLSSYPKALAGTAMAMWAMTTLIAPVVGPLLGGWITDNISWPWIFYINIPVGFLAAAATWNLYRKRETPTKQLPIDSVGLALLVVWVGALQIMLDKGKELDWFNSTEVQILAAVALVGFMFFVAWELTDKHPVTDLRLFARRNFWAGTLATSVGYGLFFGNVVLLPLWLQQYMGYTATQAGFVLAPVGLLAIILSPIVGKNIAKFDPRLFATMAFIVFGIVLWMRSRFNVQADEATLMVPTIVQGIAMACFFIPLSILTLSGLTPDRIPAASGLTNFVRITAGAMGTSIVTTVWESRTALHHAQLTEYINVGRQTATGALNGLASAGMEPQQALETVNRLIGQQAATLAANDVFFASSIMFLLLIPLVWITQRPAAMGKAAAEAAAGAH; from the coding sequence ATGGCGAACGCATTTACCTACACGCCACCGCCTCCGCTGGAGGGCTCGGCCCGCATGTGGGGCACCATTGCCTTGTCCACCGCCACGTTCATGAACGTGCTGGACTCGTCGATTGCCAACGTGTCCCTGTCGGCCATCGCCGGGGATCTGGGCGTGAGCCCCAACCAGGGCACCTGGGTGATTACCAGCTTTGCCGTGGCCAACGCCATCTCGGTGCCGCTTACCGGCTGGCTGTCGCAGCGCTTTGGCCAGGTTCGGCTGTTCACCATCAGCATCTTGCTGTTTGTGCTGGCCTCGTGGATGTGCGGGCTGGCACCCAACATGGGCACGCTGATCGCCTTTCGCATCCTGCAGGGCTTTGTGGCCGGGCCGATGATTCCGCTGTCGCAGGCGCTGCTGCTCTCCAGCTACCCCAAGGCGCTGGCGGGCACGGCCATGGCCATGTGGGCCATGACCACGCTGATTGCGCCGGTGGTGGGGCCGCTGCTGGGCGGCTGGATCACCGACAACATCTCCTGGCCGTGGATTTTCTACATCAACATCCCGGTGGGCTTTCTGGCCGCTGCCGCCACCTGGAACCTGTACCGCAAACGCGAAACCCCGACCAAGCAACTGCCGATCGACAGCGTGGGCCTGGCCCTGCTGGTGGTGTGGGTGGGGGCGCTGCAGATCATGCTGGACAAAGGCAAGGAGCTGGACTGGTTCAACTCCACCGAGGTGCAGATTCTGGCCGCGGTGGCGCTGGTGGGCTTCATGTTCTTCGTGGCCTGGGAGCTGACCGATAAGCACCCGGTGACCGATCTGCGCCTGTTCGCCCGGCGCAACTTCTGGGCGGGCACGCTGGCCACCTCGGTGGGCTACGGATTGTTCTTTGGCAACGTGGTGCTGTTGCCGCTGTGGTTGCAGCAGTACATGGGCTACACCGCCACGCAGGCCGGTTTTGTGCTGGCCCCGGTGGGGCTGCTGGCCATCATCCTGTCACCCATCGTGGGCAAGAACATCGCCAAGTTCGATCCGCGCCTGTTTGCCACCATGGCCTTCATCGTGTTCGGCATCGTGCTGTGGATGCGCTCGCGCTTCAACGTGCAGGCCGACGAGGCCACGCTGATGGTGCCCACCATCGTCCAGGGCATTGCCATGGCGTGTTTCTTCATCCCGCTGAGCATCCTGACGCTGTCCGGCCTCACGCCAGACCGCATTCCGGCCGCTTCGGGCCTGACCAACTTCGTGCGGATTACCGCCGGTGCCATGGGCACGTCCATCGTCACCACGGTGTGGGAAAGCCGCACTGCCTTGCACCATGCGCAGTTGACCGAGTACATCAACGTGGGGCGGCAAACCGCCACCGGCGCGTTGAACGGCCTGGCCAGCGCGGGCATGGAGCCGCAGCAGGCACTGGAAACCGTGAACCGCCTGATCGGCCAGCAAGCGGCGACTTTGGCGGCCAACGACGTGTTCTTTGCCTCGTCCATCATGTTCCTGCTACTGATCCCGCTGGTGTGGATCACCCAGCGCCCGGCAGCCATGGGCAAGGCTGCGGCGGAGGCTGCGGCCGGGGCGCACTGA
- the thrS gene encoding threonine--tRNA ligase, with product MIHITLPDGSVREFPGPVTVAEVAASIGTGLSKAALAGKINGKVVDTSYQITVDSPLAIITAKDADGLDVIRHSTAHLLAYAVKDLFPDAQVTIGPVIENGFFYDFSYKRPFTPDDLVAIEKKMTALAAKDEPVTRRVLPRDEAVAYFKSLGEHYKAEIIASIPADQDVSLYREGAFEDLCRGPHVPSTGKLKFFKLMKLAGAYWRGDHNNEMLQRVYGTAWASKDDLQNYLTQLEEAEKRDHRKLGRELDLFHIDDHAPGLVFWHPKGWTVWQGVEQYMRKVYQDNGYQEVKGPQVIDKTLWEKTGHWDKYRENMFTTESEKREYALKPMNCPGHILIFKQGIKSYRDLPLRYGEFGQCHRNEPSGGLHGIMRVRGFTQDDGHIFCTEDQILQECVNYTALLQKVYADFGFSNIIYKVATRPEKRIGSDESWDKAEHALMECLRASGVEFEISPGDGAFYGPKIEYTLKDAIGRQWQCGTMQVDFSMPERLDAEFVGEDGARHRPVMLHRAILGSLERFIGILIEQHAGALPTWLAPAQVSILNISESQDDYCREIAKTLQDQGLRVQLDLRNEKITRKIREHSMQKLPYILVVGDKEKEAGSVAVRARGNIDLGVMSLQDFQSKIASDIALKL from the coding sequence ATGATCCACATCACGCTTCCCGATGGTTCCGTCCGCGAATTTCCTGGCCCGGTGACGGTGGCCGAAGTGGCCGCCTCGATTGGCACCGGCCTGTCCAAGGCCGCGCTGGCCGGCAAGATCAACGGCAAGGTCGTCGATACCAGCTACCAGATCACGGTGGATAGCCCGCTGGCCATCATCACCGCCAAGGATGCGGACGGCCTGGACGTGATCCGCCACTCCACCGCCCACTTGCTGGCCTACGCCGTCAAGGACCTGTTCCCCGACGCGCAGGTCACCATCGGCCCGGTCATCGAAAACGGCTTCTTCTACGACTTCTCGTATAAGCGGCCGTTCACGCCCGACGATCTGGTCGCCATCGAGAAGAAGATGACCGCCCTGGCCGCCAAGGACGAGCCCGTGACCCGCCGCGTACTGCCACGCGACGAGGCCGTGGCCTATTTCAAAAGCCTGGGCGAGCACTACAAGGCCGAGATCATTGCCAGCATTCCGGCCGACCAGGATGTGTCGCTGTACCGCGAAGGCGCATTCGAAGATCTGTGCCGCGGCCCCCACGTGCCCAGCACCGGCAAGCTCAAGTTCTTCAAGCTGATGAAGCTGGCCGGTGCCTACTGGCGCGGCGACCACAACAACGAAATGCTGCAACGCGTCTACGGCACGGCCTGGGCCAGCAAAGACGATCTGCAAAACTACCTGACGCAGCTGGAAGAAGCCGAGAAGCGCGACCACCGCAAGCTGGGCCGCGAGCTCGACCTGTTCCACATCGACGACCATGCCCCCGGCTTGGTGTTCTGGCACCCCAAGGGCTGGACCGTCTGGCAGGGCGTGGAGCAGTACATGCGTAAGGTGTACCAGGACAACGGCTACCAGGAAGTCAAAGGCCCGCAGGTCATCGACAAGACCCTGTGGGAAAAAACCGGCCACTGGGACAAGTACCGCGAAAACATGTTCACCACGGAATCGGAAAAGCGCGAATACGCCCTGAAACCGATGAACTGCCCTGGCCACATCCTGATCTTCAAGCAGGGCATCAAGAGTTACCGCGATCTGCCGTTGCGCTACGGCGAATTCGGCCAGTGCCACCGCAACGAGCCTTCGGGCGGCCTGCACGGCATCATGCGCGTGCGCGGCTTCACGCAGGACGACGGGCATATCTTCTGCACCGAAGACCAGATCCTGCAAGAGTGCGTGAACTACACCGCGCTGCTGCAAAAGGTCTATGCCGACTTCGGCTTCAGCAACATCATCTACAAGGTGGCCACGCGCCCTGAAAAGCGCATCGGCTCGGACGAGAGCTGGGACAAGGCCGAGCACGCCTTGATGGAATGCCTGCGCGCCTCCGGGGTCGAGTTTGAAATTTCCCCCGGCGACGGTGCCTTCTACGGCCCCAAGATCGAATACACCCTGAAAGACGCGATTGGCCGCCAGTGGCAGTGCGGCACCATGCAGGTCGATTTTTCTATGCCCGAGCGCCTGGATGCCGAGTTTGTGGGAGAGGACGGTGCCCGGCATCGCCCGGTGATGCTGCACCGCGCCATCCTCGGCAGCCTGGAGCGTTTCATCGGCATTTTGATCGAGCAACATGCCGGCGCGCTGCCCACCTGGCTGGCTCCGGCGCAGGTGTCCATCTTGAATATTTCCGAGTCGCAAGACGATTACTGTCGTGAAATTGCCAAAACGCTGCAGGATCAAGGGCTTAGGGTTCAGCTGGATTTACGCAACGAAAAAATTACGCGTAAAATACGCGAGCATTCGATGCAAAAGCTTCCCTACATCCTTGTCGTAGGCGACAAGGAAAAAGAAGCTGGGTCCGTCGCAGTGCGCGCCCGGGGCAATATTGACCTCGGTGTGATGTCGCTACAGGACTTCCAGTCCAAGATTGCCAGCGACATCGCTCTAAAACTGTAG
- the infC gene encoding translation initiation factor IF-3 — protein sequence MAPEVRLSGPENEPLGIVSLMEALRLAGEYDVDLVEIVATANPPVCRLMDYGKFKYQEQKKAADAKSKQTVIEIKEIKFRPGTDDGDYNIKMRNIKRFLADGDKCKITLRFRGREITHQEIGMALLQRIRNDLQDLIIVEQFPKLEGRQMIMMIAPGKKKPASSKPAAEAAPAPATAS from the coding sequence ATGGCACCGGAAGTTCGTCTTTCCGGCCCAGAGAATGAGCCCTTAGGCATCGTCAGCCTGATGGAAGCTTTGCGTTTGGCCGGTGAATACGATGTGGATCTGGTTGAAATTGTTGCCACGGCGAACCCGCCGGTCTGTCGTTTGATGGACTATGGCAAGTTCAAATACCAGGAACAAAAGAAAGCGGCCGACGCGAAGTCCAAGCAAACGGTGATCGAGATCAAGGAAATCAAATTCCGTCCCGGTACCGACGATGGCGACTACAACATCAAGATGCGCAATATCAAGCGTTTCCTGGCCGACGGCGACAAGTGCAAGATCACTTTGCGTTTTCGGGGGCGAGAAATCACCCACCAGGAAATCGGTATGGCCTTGCTGCAACGCATCCGCAACGACTTGCAAGACCTGATCATCGTGGAGCAGTTTCCCAAGCTGGAAGGCCGCCAGATGATCATGATGATCGCGCCCGGCAAGAAAAAGCCCGCGTCCAGCAAGCCCGCAGCAGAAGCTGCACCAGCGCCCGCAACGGCATCGTAA
- the rpmI gene encoding 50S ribosomal protein L35: protein MPKMKTKSAAKKRFRVRPGGTVKRGHAFKRHILTKKTTKNKRQLRGTTAVHETNMGHMAQMLPGRGI from the coding sequence ATGCCCAAAATGAAGACCAAGAGCGCGGCGAAAAAACGCTTTCGCGTTCGTCCAGGTGGTACCGTTAAACGCGGCCACGCCTTCAAACGTCACATCTTGACCAAGAAGACCACCAAAAATAAACGCCAGTTGCGCGGTACGACTGCAGTCCATGAGACCAATATGGGTCACATGGCGCAGATGCTGCCCGGCCGTGGTATTTAA
- the rplT gene encoding 50S ribosomal protein L20: protein MPRVKRGVTARARHKKVLALAKGFRGRRGNVYRVAKEAVMKAGQYAYRDRRTRKRVFRQLWIARINAAARECGLTYSQFANGLKKAAIEIDRKVLSDIAVHDKAAFASIVEQVKARLAA from the coding sequence ATGCCTCGCGTCAAACGTGGTGTAACGGCTCGCGCCCGCCACAAAAAAGTTCTCGCCCTTGCAAAAGGTTTTCGCGGTCGCCGCGGTAATGTTTACCGCGTCGCCAAAGAAGCGGTAATGAAGGCTGGGCAATATGCCTACCGTGACCGTCGGACCCGCAAGCGGGTATTCCGCCAGCTGTGGATTGCCCGTATCAACGCCGCTGCGCGTGAATGCGGTCTGACCTACAGCCAGTTCGCCAATGGCCTGAAGAAGGCAGCCATCGAGATCGACCGCAAAGTGCTGTCCGATATCGCTGTGCACGACAAGGCGGCTTTTGCCAGCATCGTGGAGCAAGTCAAGGCCCGTCTGGCTGCTTGA
- the pheS gene encoding phenylalanine--tRNA ligase alpha subunit has product MNELDAIVSAAHSSFQGASTPADLENAKAQFLGKSGRITELMKGMGALSVEEKKSRGAAINLAKQAIEAALTARRKALADAELEQQLKAEALDVTLPGRQRGQGGLHPVSLTLERIEAIFGSMGFEVAQGPEIESDWFNFTALNTPEDHPARSMHDTFYVEGGTATAPNLLRTHTSPMQIRHAVTHVKKHRAAIDAGQVMPEIRVIAPGRTYRVDSDATHSPMFHQCEGLWIGENVSFKDLKVVFTDFCRTFFESDDLVLRFRPSFFPFTEPSAEIDIQFQSGPLSGRWLEVAGSGQVHPNVVRNMGLDPEKYIGFAFGMGPDRLTMLRYGVNDLRLFFDGDIRFLSQFQ; this is encoded by the coding sequence ATGAACGAGTTGGACGCGATTGTCAGTGCAGCACACAGCAGTTTCCAGGGGGCCAGCACGCCCGCCGATCTGGAGAATGCCAAAGCCCAGTTTTTAGGTAAATCCGGCCGCATCACCGAGCTGATGAAGGGCATGGGGGCCCTGAGCGTAGAAGAAAAAAAGTCCCGCGGCGCCGCCATCAACCTGGCCAAACAAGCCATCGAAGCCGCCTTGACCGCACGCCGCAAAGCCTTGGCCGATGCCGAGCTGGAGCAGCAACTCAAGGCCGAAGCCCTCGACGTGACCTTGCCGGGTCGCCAGCGCGGGCAGGGTGGTTTGCACCCCGTGTCGTTGACGCTGGAGCGCATCGAGGCCATTTTTGGCTCCATGGGTTTTGAAGTGGCCCAAGGCCCCGAGATCGAGTCCGACTGGTTCAACTTCACCGCACTGAACACGCCCGAGGACCATCCCGCGCGCTCCATGCACGACACGTTCTACGTCGAAGGCGGCACCGCCACCGCGCCCAATCTGCTTCGCACCCACACCAGCCCGATGCAGATCCGCCATGCCGTCACGCATGTCAAGAAACACCGCGCCGCCATCGACGCAGGCCAGGTGATGCCCGAGATCCGCGTGATCGCGCCCGGCCGTACCTACCGTGTGGACAGCGATGCCACCCACTCGCCGATGTTCCACCAGTGCGAAGGCCTGTGGATCGGCGAGAACGTCAGCTTCAAAGATCTGAAAGTGGTCTTCACCGATTTCTGCCGCACCTTCTTTGAGTCGGACGACCTGGTGCTGCGTTTTCGCCCCAGCTTCTTCCCGTTCACCGAACCCAGCGCCGAAATCGACATCCAGTTCCAAAGCGGCCCGCTGTCGGGCCGTTGGCTGGAAGTGGCGGGCTCCGGCCAGGTGCACCCCAACGTGGTGCGCAATATGGGCCTGGACCCCGAAAAATACATCGGCTTTGCCTTTGGCATGGGCCCCGACCGTTTGACCATGCTGCGCTACGGCGTGAACGACCTGCGACTGTTTTTTGATGGCGACATCCGTTTCCTCAGCCAGTTTCAATAA
- the pheT gene encoding phenylalanine--tRNA ligase beta subunit: MQFPESWLRAFCNPDLTTEQLAETLTMAGLEVEELKPVAPPFTGIVVGEIKTAEQHPNADRLRVCTVDVGQAELLNIVCGAPNARVGIRIPCALVGAELPPGEDGKPFLIKVGKLRGVESQGMLCSARELKLSEDHGGLLELAADAPLGQNIREHLSLDDTLFTLKLTPNLAHCLSVFGVAREVAALTGAPLLQPSFPAVPVKITDRVPVKISAPDLCGRFSGRVVRNVNPKATTPQWMVDRLARCGQRSVTALVDISNYVMFELGRPSHIFDLDKIQGGLDVRWGQPGEQLKLLNGNTVTVDEKVGIIADDRQVESLAGIMGGDATAVSDDTVNIYAEAAFWWPKSIAGRSRRYNFSTDAGHRFERGVDASHTVEHLERITQLILDICGGEAGPMDDTQVNVPQAVPVTLRVARAVKVIGMPLTQAQCADALTRLGLPVVEGDGVLTVTPPSYRFDLTIEEDLIEEVVRMVGYNQLPTTPPLAPITAKIRPEAQRSPFAVRRALAGLGYQETINFSFVEERWEKELAGNPNPIQLLNPIASQMSVMRSSLIGSLLQVLKFNLDRKANRVRVFELGRVFLRDAHAVNSDTTVAGFHQPMRVAGISFGAADRLQWGRSEQAADFFDMKGDVEALLAPLAVQFEAAEHPALHPGRCARVLVAGQAIGFIGELHPQWRQAYDLAQAPMLFELELDAVLQRPVPVFAPVAKFQAVERDIAVIVAEAVGHGALLAATQAAATNGLLRDTVVFDIYRPKPAPKGAEPVSTGGLAQGEKSVALRLTLNGTDATLTESQIESAVQAILAQLGTQCGARLRA, encoded by the coding sequence ATGCAATTTCCCGAATCCTGGTTGCGCGCTTTCTGCAACCCCGACCTGACCACCGAGCAACTGGCCGAGACCTTGACCATGGCCGGGCTGGAAGTCGAAGAACTCAAACCCGTTGCCCCGCCGTTCACCGGCATCGTCGTGGGCGAAATCAAGACGGCTGAGCAGCACCCTAACGCCGACCGCCTGCGCGTCTGCACCGTGGATGTCGGCCAAGCCGAGCTGTTGAACATCGTGTGTGGTGCACCGAATGCCCGCGTGGGCATCCGCATACCTTGCGCGCTGGTGGGTGCCGAGTTGCCCCCCGGCGAAGACGGCAAACCTTTTCTGATCAAGGTCGGCAAGCTGCGCGGCGTGGAAAGCCAGGGCATGCTGTGCTCGGCCCGCGAACTCAAGCTGTCTGAGGACCACGGTGGCCTGCTGGAATTGGCAGCCGACGCACCCTTGGGCCAGAACATCCGCGAACACCTTTCGTTGGACGACACCCTGTTCACCCTCAAGCTCACACCAAATTTGGCGCATTGCCTGAGCGTTTTTGGCGTAGCCCGCGAAGTCGCTGCACTGACCGGTGCGCCCCTGCTACAGCCCAGCTTCCCCGCTGTGCCGGTCAAAATTACCGACCGCGTGCCGGTCAAGATCAGTGCCCCTGACCTGTGTGGCCGCTTTTCGGGCCGCGTAGTGCGCAACGTCAATCCCAAAGCCACCACCCCGCAGTGGATGGTGGACCGCCTGGCACGTTGCGGCCAGCGCAGTGTGACGGCACTGGTAGATATTTCGAACTACGTGATGTTTGAGCTGGGTCGCCCGTCGCACATCTTTGATCTGGACAAAATCCAAGGCGGACTCGACGTGCGCTGGGGCCAGCCCGGCGAACAGCTCAAGCTGCTCAACGGCAACACCGTCACCGTTGATGAAAAAGTCGGCATCATTGCCGATGACCGCCAGGTCGAATCGCTGGCCGGCATCATGGGCGGTGATGCCACCGCGGTGTCGGATGACACCGTTAACATCTACGCCGAAGCCGCCTTCTGGTGGCCCAAGTCGATTGCAGGCCGTTCGCGCCGCTACAACTTCTCAACCGACGCAGGCCACCGTTTTGAGCGCGGCGTGGATGCCAGCCACACGGTAGAGCACCTGGAGCGCATTACCCAGCTGATTCTGGACATCTGCGGCGGCGAAGCCGGTCCGATGGATGACACCCAGGTCAACGTGCCGCAAGCCGTGCCCGTCACTTTGCGCGTGGCACGTGCTGTCAAAGTCATCGGCATGCCGCTGACCCAGGCGCAGTGCGCCGATGCCCTGACCCGCCTCGGCTTGCCGGTGGTGGAGGGCGATGGCGTGCTGACCGTGACTCCACCGTCCTACCGCTTCGACCTGACCATCGAAGAAGACCTGATCGAAGAAGTGGTGCGCATGGTGGGCTACAACCAGTTGCCCACTACGCCGCCGCTGGCCCCGATCACCGCCAAAATTCGCCCGGAAGCACAACGTAGCCCGTTTGCGGTGCGCCGTGCGCTGGCCGGTTTGGGTTACCAGGAAACCATCAACTTCAGCTTTGTGGAGGAACGTTGGGAAAAGGAGTTGGCGGGCAACCCCAACCCCATCCAGCTGCTGAATCCGATTGCAAGCCAAATGAGCGTCATGCGCTCGTCCCTTATAGGTTCCTTGCTACAGGTTTTGAAATTCAACCTGGACCGCAAGGCTAACCGGGTGCGGGTGTTCGAGCTGGGCCGTGTGTTTCTGCGCGATGCCCATGCCGTAAATTCCGACACCACCGTGGCGGGCTTCCACCAGCCCATGCGGGTGGCCGGTATCAGCTTTGGCGCTGCCGACCGCCTGCAATGGGGCCGCAGCGAACAAGCTGCCGACTTCTTCGACATGAAGGGTGATGTGGAGGCGCTGCTGGCCCCGCTGGCCGTTCAGTTTGAGGCGGCGGAGCATCCCGCCTTGCACCCTGGCCGCTGCGCCCGGGTGCTGGTGGCCGGGCAGGCGATTGGCTTTATCGGCGAATTGCATCCGCAATGGCGCCAGGCTTACGACCTGGCACAGGCACCGATGCTGTTCGAGCTGGAACTGGATGCGGTGCTGCAACGCCCCGTGCCGGTGTTTGCGCCGGTGGCCAAGTTCCAGGCGGTCGAGCGCGATATCGCCGTTATCGTGGCGGAAGCAGTGGGCCATGGCGCGCTGCTGGCAGCTACCCAGGCGGCGGCCACAAACGGACTGTTGCGCGATACCGTGGTGTTCGACATCTACCGCCCCAAGCCCGCGCCCAAAGGCGCTGAGCCGGTATCCACCGGTGGCCTGGCGCAGGGCGAGAAGAGCGTGGCCTTGCGCCTGACGCTCAACGGCACGGACGCCACGTTGACCGAGTCGCAGATCGAGTCTGCGGTGCAGGCGATACTGGCCCAGCTCGGCACGCAATGCGGTGCGCGTCTGCGTGCTTGA